One Mycobacterium kubicae genomic window carries:
- a CDS encoding GAP family protein, whose protein sequence is MRELPPVAATWGSILARLAALAMVIALSPVTVLPAILVLHAPRPRPSSLSFLGGWLLGLAALTAVFVGASDMLGDLSKTPPTWASWLRVGFGAALIAFGIIRWLTRRSQTHAPAWMNTFSRLTPIRAGLTGVVLALVRPEVLIVCAVAGLAIGTSGLGVAAGWISAAFFVVVAASTVGIPIVAYAGAGERLDDSLTRLKIWMEENSAALVAVVLILIGLMVVYNGIRAL, encoded by the coding sequence ATGCGAGAATTACCGCCCGTGGCAGCAACATGGGGTTCGATCCTGGCCAGGCTGGCCGCACTCGCAATGGTGATCGCCCTGTCGCCGGTGACCGTACTGCCGGCGATTCTGGTGCTCCACGCGCCGCGGCCGCGCCCGAGCAGCTTGTCCTTCCTCGGCGGCTGGCTTCTGGGCCTGGCCGCGCTGACTGCGGTCTTCGTCGGCGCTTCCGACATGCTCGGCGACCTGTCCAAGACGCCGCCGACGTGGGCGTCCTGGTTGCGGGTGGGATTCGGTGCGGCGCTGATCGCATTCGGCATCATCCGGTGGTTGACCCGCCGCAGCCAGACGCATGCGCCGGCGTGGATGAACACATTCAGCCGGCTCACTCCCATTCGCGCCGGGCTGACCGGAGTGGTGTTGGCCTTGGTGCGGCCCGAGGTGTTGATCGTCTGCGCGGTCGCCGGATTGGCCATCGGCACCAGCGGCCTCGGTGTGGCCGCCGGCTGGATCTCGGCCGCGTTCTTCGTTGTGGTTGCCGCCTCCACCGTCGGCATCCCGATCGTCGCGTACGCCGGCGCCGGTGAGCGCCTGGACGATTCATTGACCCGGCTCAAAATATGGATGGAAGAGAACAGCGCGGCCCTGGTGGCCGTGGTGTTGATCTTGATCGGCTTGATGGTCGTCTATAACGGAATCCGCGCACTGTAG
- a CDS encoding GAP family protein, giving the protein MRRLLPVTGNWGSVLTRLIPLALVVAVSPLTIIPAVLVLRAPRPRPSGLAFLGGWLLGLTALTAIFVTASGLLGGLHKAPPTWASWLRVVLGSVLILFGIYRWFTRRSHTESPRWMRSFTTITPTRAGITGALLVVVRLEVLVVCLAAGLDIGTSGLGVGGKWICAAVFVIVCASTAAIPILAYASAGDRLEDSLTRLKDWMDKNNAAMLAAVLVLIGLMVLYNGISALKP; this is encoded by the coding sequence ATGCGAAGATTGCTGCCCGTGACAGGAAATTGGGGCTCGGTGCTGACCCGTCTCATTCCGCTGGCCTTGGTGGTCGCGGTCTCTCCGTTGACGATCATCCCCGCCGTTTTGGTGTTGCGTGCGCCGCGACCGCGGCCGAGCGGACTGGCCTTTCTCGGCGGCTGGCTGCTCGGGTTGACCGCATTGACTGCCATCTTCGTCACCGCGTCCGGGCTGCTCGGCGGACTGCACAAGGCGCCGCCTACCTGGGCCTCGTGGCTGCGTGTGGTACTCGGGTCCGTCCTCATCTTGTTCGGCATCTACCGGTGGTTCACCCGCCGCAGCCACACCGAGTCACCGCGCTGGATGCGGTCGTTCACCACCATTACCCCGACGCGCGCCGGGATCACGGGCGCGTTGCTGGTGGTGGTTCGGCTCGAGGTGCTGGTGGTGTGCCTGGCGGCCGGCTTGGACATCGGCACCAGTGGGCTCGGGGTCGGCGGGAAGTGGATCTGCGCGGCCGTCTTCGTCATCGTCTGCGCGTCGACGGCAGCGATTCCGATTCTGGCCTACGCCAGCGCCGGAGATCGCTTGGAGGATTCGCTTACCCGGCTCAAGGATTGGATGGACAAGAACAACGCGGCGATGCTGGCAGCTGTTTTGGTCCTGATCGGTCTGATGGTGCTCTACAACGGAATTTCCGCCCTCAAGCCATGA